A region of Asterias amurensis chromosome 20, ASM3211899v1 DNA encodes the following proteins:
- the LOC139952612 gene encoding uncharacterized protein: protein MDGVEVRNRPSVLKNYRPYCIVFIVMVEFFISTGLLFNYSILFVSLQNEFHSSAVLTGWVGSLASSLIGCGSPISASIITRYGSRMVVLLGAVMYSAGVLATSFVPDLAYAYLTFGVIAGLGANFIFQAGIILLVAWFTGTSSTGTSLALLGSSFSVLGGAPLLNALIPAYGWRNTLRIVSGGSLVLALAHGAFITEPKSDQTPQDVTIDDIQCKTMEQGIEEKPDGGQKTVQLEQEAQTTFQSEQEALKTIQSEQEAHKTFQSEQEAQMTFQSEQEALKTVQSEQEAQKTLQSEQDAQTLTQKYARLVRQIDAWLWFVSSVLFFIGLSFVIINFASFMEYDLHFTSDQISITFVLFAVGEISGKILLSVIGDLFPFPKLYVLSAGIFLGGAVSGLMTVLRTLPLIYTLTFCLGLSRAICFVMPFPAAVELFGDCGSDIATVLAIFPFGVGVLIGAPLSGGLYDLTGDYTLSLLVLLGMFTLSGGLMLLIPIRRRIRSCGLPESTIKS from the exons ATGGACGGAGTAGAAGTACGGAATCGCCCGTCAGTTTTAAAGAACTATCGTCCTTATTGCATTGTGTTCATCGTAATGGTGGAGTTCTTTATTTCGACTGGACTGCTGTTCAACTACAGTATTCTGTTTGTGAGTTTACAAAATGAGTTTCACTCAAGTGCCGTTTTAACAG GTTGGGTGGGGTCCCTTGCCAGTTCGCTAATAGGGTGTGGCAGTCCTATCTCTGCCTCAATAATTACCCGCTATGGTTCCCGAATGGTAGTTCTACTAGGCGCAGTTATGTATTCAGCAGGAGTTTTAGCTACATCATTTGTACCAGATCTTGCCTATGCGTATTTGACATTTGGAGTTATTGCTGGGCTTGGAGCAAACTTTATATTCCAAGCTGGGATCATTCTCCTCGTGGCTTGGTTCACTGGGACAAGCTCAACGGGGACTTCGCTGGCTTTACTTGGATCATCATTTA GTGTACTGGGCGGTGCACCTCTTCTCAACGCACTCATACCGGCCTACGGCTGGCGAAACACTCTGCGGATCGTGAGTGGTGGGAGTTTGGTTTTAGCTCTGGCCCACGGAGCTTTCATTACCGAACCGAAATCTGACCAAACACCACAAGACGTTACAATTGATGATATACAATGTAAGACGATGGAGCAAGGCATAGAGGAGAAACCTGATGGTGGACAGAAGACGGTTCAGTTGGAACAAGAAGCCCAGACGACGTTCCAGTCGGAACAAGAAGCCCTGAAGACGATTCAGTCGGAACAAGAAGCCCATAAGACGTTCCAGTCGGAACAAGAAGCCCAGATGACGTTCCAGTCGGAACAAGAAGCCCTGAAGACAGTTCAGTCGGAACAAGAAGCCCAGAAGACACTTCAGTCGGAACAAGACGCCCAGACACTTACGCAGAAATATGCCCGACTCGTCCGTCAAATTGACGCCTGGTTGTGGTTTGTTTCTTCAGTTTTGTTCTTCATTGGACTGTCATTTGTCATCATTAATTTC GCCAGCTTCATGGAATACGACCTACACTTTACATCTGACCAAATCTCCATTACTTTTGTGCTGTTTGCTGTCGGTGAAATCAGTGGAAAGATACTGCTCTCGGTTATTGGCGACCTCTTTCCATTCCCGAAGCTTTATGTTCTTTCGGCTGGTATCTTCCTGGGTGGAGCTGTGTCTGGACTGATGACTGTTTTACGGACGCTTCCACTCATTTATACCCTcacatttt GTTTAGGCTTGTCTCGTGCTATATGTTTTGTGATGCCGTTTCCTGCTGCAGTTGAGTTGTTTGGAGACTGCGGATCAGACATTGCTACCGTACTGGCAATTTTTCCGTTTGGGGTTGGCGTTCTGATTGGTGCACCCTTATCAG GTGGACTTTACGATTTGACGGGAGACTACACGTTGAGTTTGCTAGTTCTCTTGGGGATGTTCACTCTGTCTGGTGGTTTAATGTTGCTCATACCAATCAGGAGAAGGATAAGATCATGTGGATTACCAGAAAGTACAATAaagtcttaa
- the LOC139952613 gene encoding uncharacterized protein, which translates to MNHRHHGHHGFGHHHHHGHHHHHHGGLFTGLAVGAALGAASTNHHTEPTKVVHVHVPPPVQQPYPAGQVPPPNQAHYPGYPPQTGYPQQTGYPQHAGYPQQAGYPQAPYPPQPGYQTQPGYPSAPPPPGYPSAPTYPNTGGYPYPK; encoded by the exons ATGAACCATCGTCACCACGGCCACCATGGATTCGGTCATCAT CACCATCATGGccatcaccaccatcaccacgGTGGTCTCTTCACAGGTCTTGCCGTGGGAGCTGCCCTTGGTGCAGCAAGTACTAACCATCACACTGAACCCACCAAGgtagttcatgtacat GTCCCACCTCCCGTGCAGCAGCCATACCCAGCAGGACAAGTCCCACCTCCAAATCAAGCTCATTACCCAGGTTACCCACCCCAGACCGGGTACCCACAACAGACTGGGTACCCACAACATGCAGGGTACCCACAACAGGCAGGATATCCACAGGCGCCGTATCCACCGCAGCCTGGGTACCAGACGCAGCCTGGATACCCTTCTGCACCTCCACCTCCTGGCTACCCATCTGCACCCACGTACCCAAACACTGGAGGTTATCCGTACCCTAAATAA
- the LOC139952302 gene encoding oxaloacetate tautomerase FAHD1, mitochondrial-like gives MATSNLSRFVETGRKIVCVGRNYAAHASELGNPLPAEPLIFLKPTTAFITEGTPIKAPPGCKNLHHEVELGVVISQPGSNIPESSAMDHVGGYALALDMTARDFQDAIKKKGAPWTLAKMFDTSCPVSGFLAKEKIPDPQNLQLWLKVNGETRQDGNTKDMIFTIPILLSYISKYITLQEGDLILTGTPSGVGPVSSGDVITCGLRENSSTTDKLNISFTVADM, from the exons ATGGCGACTTCCAATTTATCTCGTTTCGTGGAAACTGGTCGCAAGATTGTCTGCGTTGGTCGAAATTACGC GGCCCATGCCTCAGAGCTAGGAAACCCTCTGCCCGCAGAACCGCTCATCTTCCTGAAGCCAACGACAGCTTTCATCACAGAAGGCACTCCTATTAAA GCCCCGCCTGGATGTAAAAATCTTCACCATGAAGTTGAACTGGGTGTGGTCATATCGCAACCTGGTAGCAACATCCCCGAGTCCTCGGCAATGGACCATGTGGGCGGTTACGCCCTCGCCCTTGACATGACGGCCAGGGACTTTCAGGACGCCATCAAGAAAAAAGGAGCACCGTGGACATTAGCGAAGATGTTCGACACCTCTTGCCCCGTGAGTGGTTTTCTCGCCAAGGAGAAAATCCCTGACCCTCAAAATCTCCAGCTTTGGCTGAAAGTCAATGGTGAGACGCGACAGGACGGTAACACCAAAGACATGATCTTTACTATCCCCATTTTGCTGAGTTACATCAGCAAGTACATCACACTTCAAGAAGGGGACCTTATACTGACTGGGACACCCTCTGGCGTCGGACCGGTGTCCAGTGGTGACGTAATCACGTGTGGTCTCAGAGAGAACTCGTCTACGACAGATAAACTGAACATTTCGTTTACAGTTGCTGATATGTAG